CCTGTATAAATACACAGATACAGAACAGGTAAAAGGCCATCATCATGAAGGGGATTTTACCAATTATAGTTTCTGCACCATATAATTTGTTTACCACAAAAACACTCGCCCCAATAATAGAGCCGAGCAGCAAAGTATATTGCGCCCCTTTTGCCGATGCTTTTTTCCAAAATACCCCCAATAAGAACACACAGGTAATAGGAGGAGCAATATGCGCTATTACATCATTTATGCCTTCGAAAAGGCTTTGATAGCTATTTAATAATGGCAAGAGGGCTATTGAAACGGCTAATGCAATGCCTGCCGACCAGCGACCTACACTAACCAATTTTTTATCGCTGGTTTCGGGTTTAAATCTTTTGTATAAATCATAACTGCTTAATGTAGCGATAGAATTTAATGCACCCGCAATTTGACTCATTAATCCTGATAATAATGCGGCTACCAAAATACCCACCAGTCCTTTGGGCAAAAGCTGGGTAATCATTAATGTATAAATGCCCTTGGTGTTTAACACCGTTTTGCCATTGGCGCCAACAGTTTGCAAACTGGATAAATCCATAGTCCCCGATTTATACAAGATATATGCAAACAAACCCGGTAATACGAAAATAAACACAGGCAAAATTTTGATAAAACCGCAAAATAACGAGCCTACCCGGGCATGGTTTTCATCTTTTGCGCCTAAAACACGTTGTACTATGGTTTGGTCGGCACACCAGTACCAAATACCCAAAACCGGATATCCTAAAAATACGGCTATCCAGCTCATTCCACTCTTATCGCCAATCGGGCGTATCATACTGAGTTTATCCATGGCGTTTTCTTTTTGCAGTATAGCCGTCATATGATCCCAGCCACCAACTTTATTCCACGCAAAAACTGTAATGATAATGGCGCCGGTAATCAACACTAAACTCTGTATGATTTCGGTAACTACAACTGCCCTTAAACCGCCAATAATGGTGTATAATCCGGTTAGCGAGGCAATTACCACTATACTTACATACATATCTATACCGAAAAGGGTTTCGAGTACAATACCACCCGCTAAAAAAGAAAAAGCAATGTGGATAATGATGGCCGATAGAATAGAGATGAATGCCAACCAGTCTCTACAGGCGCGGTTATACCTTCGCTCTAAAAAATCGGGTAAAGTAGAAATACCCGAACGGATATAAAAAGGAATAAATAATAAGGCCAAAAGAATAAGGGTAAATGCCGCCATCCATTCAAAATTGCCATTTAAAAGCCCGCTGTCAAATCCGCTCTGTGCCAAACTTACCAAATGGAGACACGAAATGTTTGTTGCAAACAGCGCCAGGCCAATCATTGGCCATTTAAGCGATTTGCCCGCCAAAAAGTATTCTCCACTGGTGATTTCTTCGTTTTTCTTTTTTCTCGTTCCGGTCCATAAACCTATGGTTACAATAAAAAGTATATAAGCAATGGTAATTACGATATCGGTTGTACTAATCATATTTGGTTAGATTTTGGGTTATTTTAAATCACAGCTGCTTCCCGCTTCTTGTGGAGTGATGTAAACTCCGTTTTCAATTTTAATCGGATTTTTAAAGTGTTGTTTTAAATGGGGGATATGTTCCAGAAATAAAGCTTCATGGCCCATAGCAATATGATTAAACAGTACCAGATGCTGATGTAACTGCCCCATGTCGCCTACGTGTGGCACAACGGGCACACCAAATTTTTTGCACAATAAACTAATCGTGATGAATTCGCTAACGCCGCCAACGCGTACTGCATCCACCTGCGCAAAACCCGTACAGCCAGTTTGTAGGTAATTCTTAAAAATAATACGGTTGGGTACATGTTCTCCCAAAGCCAATTTAATAGGTGCAATTTCTTTGGCTAAAGTCTGGTGTGCCAATACATCATCCGGGTGGGTAGGTTCTTCCACCCAGAAAGGATTCATATTTTTAAGCTCATTACATATTGAAACGGCTTGTGGTAGCGTCCATTGCTGATTGGCATCTAGCATTACTTTTGAGGTTTCTCCGGCAACTTCACGTACAATGTTTGCCCTTCTGATATCACGCTTAGGATCGGCAGATCCTACTTTAAGTTTCATTGCGGTAAAACCATTGGCAATAGCCTTTTTACAGTTTTCGCGTACCTTTTCATCGTCGTAATTAAACCAGCCTACAGAAGTATCGTATCCTGGATAACCGATATCAAGAATAGCTTCTCTCGATTTTTTGAAATCGGTTTGGCTTTGCAGCATGGCAATTGCCTCTTCTTTGGTGAGTACATCTTCCAGGTAGGAGAGATCGAGTGTATTCACAATTTCTTCGGGACTTAAATCGATCAATAGTTTCCAAAGTGGTACGCCGCGTTTTTTTGCCCATAAATCGTAACAGGCATTGGTTACAGAAGCTAATCCTAAATGTACAACACCTTTATGTGGCCCTAACCACCTAAATTGCTGTTCGTTTGATAACGTGCGAAAAGTCTGTCCAAAATCGCTCATCAGCTCTTCAATATCTTTTCCTTTTAAGGTATTGGCGTAAAATTGAGCGGCATTGCAGACCAAATCGTTACCAGCGCCAAGTGTAAAGGCTAGCCCTGCTCCTGTTATGCCGTTTTCGTTGGTTAAATTGGTAACCGCATAAGAGTATTGAGGATCTTTATGTATAGCATCGCTGCCTGCACCGGTTGATAGTTCAAATCGTTTGTCGCTAATTTCTATTTTGTTTATCATGTTAACAATCTGGATTATATGATGGTTCTGTATCCTAGTTCGGCTCCACCGCTTACCGGTAAAATAGTTCCAGTTATAAATCTTGCAGCATCGCTGAGTAAGAATAAGCAAGCATCTGCAATTACATCGCCAGCTGGCATGCTTCCCAAAGGTTGGAGTTTATCCAAGTAATGTTGTATTTCTTCTTTATTGGGTTGTTCTTTGCTCCATGATTGCAGGGTTGGGGTATTAATCGCTGCGGGCGAAACCGCATTAACGCGTATTCTGTATGGTGCATAATCTAAAGCCATGGCTTTCGTTAATGCATTAATTGCACCCTTTGTAGCTACATAAACGGCATGATTGTTTTGCCCAATGGTGCCTACCATTGAGCTGGTATTTAAAATACAGCCCTTTGTTTTTTTAAGATGCCCGATGCCATGTCGGGTGGTATATAAAATGCTTTTTAAGTTAACATTCATCAATAAATCCCACTCAGCATCTGTCGTTTGATCGAGCGTTTTTGAAGGATGTGCAATCCCCGCATTGTTATGTATGGCATCTATAGCACCAAATTTTTCGATGATGGTTTTAAAAGCATCTGCTACTTCATTTTCATTAACTAGATTGCAGACTATGGCTGTTTTTTGCGCTGTTTCGAGTTCATTGAGTTTGTTTTCGGCTATTGGGTTTTTATCAAGGATACAAACAGTAGCACCAGCTTTTGAATAGGCCTTTGCACATTCCCAGCCAATGCCATCGGCACCTCCTGTTAGTACAATAATTTTATGATGAAGCATGTTGTTTAATTTGGTTAGTATTTGTAATAGCTAATTTATTAAGGAAAAAAGAGATTAACCGAGGCATAATTCGCTAATAATGATGTTATATTAGCCGTTTTATTGAAGTTATTTGTATTAATTGGTAATTTATGATGTAAATGGTAAATTACTTTTCCATAACCAAATAGCCATCATAAGTAATAAAACTGACGGTAAAGAAAATAGTCTGTATCAAATGAAACCGATTTTTGCCAAAATACTCGATGGAAAAGTAAATGATGTTTACGGCACAAAGATTGTAAATGCGCCTTACTTTTCTACCGAATTCCATTTTCACGAAGAATGCCAGCTTACCTATAACGTTGAGAGTGAAGGGCGGCGCATGATCGGTGATAGTATTGAAGATTTTAATAACGAAGACATGATTTTTGTAGGCGCTAATTTGCCTCATGTATGGCACAATAGTCAGCAGTATTTTAGCGATTCGACACCAAATATCCATGCACATTCGATTTCGCTTTTTCTCCATCCCGAAAAAATACTGGATATTTTTCATGAGCCAGAGAATATACAGAAGCTTAAAAATTTTTTTCAACTGGCTAAACGCGGAATGAAATTTAACTTTTCGGCCAGAAAGGAAATAAAACCTTTGTTGTTAAAAATTGCTCAGGCAACAGAAGAAATAACGCGTTTAATAGGGGTGCTGGAAATTTTAAACCTGCTTTGTCAAAATAAAGATTATGTGTTACTGGCGAGCCCGGGCTATACTAATAACTATCAGTTAAAAGATAATGATAGAATGGATAAAATTTTGAAATATGTTTTCGATAATTTTAATAAAGAGATATTGTTGAGAGATGCTGCCGAGATGACCAATATGAATAAACAGGCTTTTTGCAGATACTTTAAAAACCGCACACAGAAAACTTTTGTAACTTTTGTTAATGAAGTAAGAATTGGGCATGCCTGCAAATTAATTGCCGAAAGTGATCACCAGATTAGTGAAATGGCTTATATATGTGGTTTTAATAGTCTTTCCAATTTTAACAAATTTTTCAAGCTGGCCAAAGGGGTTACCCCAAAAGAATATAAAAAAATGTTAATTGCAGATTGATCCGGTTAAAACTTGCTGAATGAAGATTAGCCTTTGAAAAGACCTCTTTTAAACATACTAATCTTTACTAAATCCTATATTTGCTTCATGCAAAAAACGTTTACCGATCAGATGGGGCGGGAGGTTACTATCAATTTCCCACCCAAACGGATTATTTCTATAGTACCCTCCCAAACAGAATTGTTATTTGATTTAGGATTGGATCAGGAAATTATCGGATTGACCAAATTTTGCATCCATCCGATAGAAAAATTTGCAGAAAGAACCAAGGTTGGTGGAACAAAAAAACTCAACATCGATTTAATCAAAGATTTAAAACCCGACTTGATTATTGGGAATAAAGAAGAAAATACGCAAAGCGACATAGAAGAACTTGCAGCAGACTTTCCGGTTTGGATGAGCGACATTTTCACTTTAGATGATGCCATGAAGACGATTGGCCAGATAGGAGAGCTTGTAGATCGCGAACCAGAAGCCAGTTACCTTAATCATCTTATTTCGACAGGATTTAACGATCTGAAGACACTTGCACTTCAACATCACATAGATAAAAAGGTAGCGTACCTCATCTGGCGCAAGCCCTATATGGTTGCTGGAAAAAATACCTTTATAAATGATATTCTATTAATCAATGGTATGACAAATGTGGTTACGCAAGAACGTTATCCATCGATTACACTCGCAGAACTGAAAGCTTTAAATTGCGAACTGATCCTGCTTTCGTCAGAACCCTATCCTTTTGGCGAAAAACATATTGAAGAAATACAAGCGGCTATTCCCGAGGTAAAAATTATACTGGTAGATGGAGAAATGTTCAGCTGGTATGGAAGTAGATTGGTTAAAGCCGTTCAATACTTTTTTGAGTTTCAGAAGCAAATTATTAGCTTTTAAAGGCAAATTTTTATAATTTGTAGCATATGGTTAAATTATCCCGTTATCATAGCATCACCGATAAAAAACAAATCATAATCAGATGAGAAAAATATTAATACTATCCTTGTTCGTAGCCGTAATTTCCAGTTGCCGTTCAATGAAAAACGGAGGAAACTCCAGTACGGTTACCGCAAGTGGAACAATTGAAAAATTAGGCATGACTACCTTTCAATACGGCACACATTTATTAAAAGCAGAAAATAAAACTTATGCCTTAAAAAGTGCAAGCATCAATCTTGATACCTATTTAGATAAGAAGGTTACCATAAAAGGGAAAAAGGTTTCTGGCTATCCATTAGAAGGCGGACCTGAATTTATCGATGTAACGCTAGTGAAATTTTGATATCTACCTGGTTAAGACAATGGCGTCTCTCCCGTGAAAACGGGAATCCTAAAGCTTCACCCATGGTTCATTAACTTTCTAATGCATTAAGATTGCCAGTCACAACCTTTGAGATTAAATTTTGTTTCTTCACAAAGCATTCCAAAGATTTGATTATTCAATTTAGTTTCTATCTTTGCAATCCTTAAAACATCCTATCTGCGGAAGTGGCGTAATTGGTAGCCGCACCAGACTTAGGATCTGGCGCTTCACGGCGTGGGGGTTCGAGTCCCTTCTTCCGCACAACAAGATCAACCGTTCCGATTTAAACATCAGAACGGTTTTTTTATGGCACATATCTCCACAAACCATCACGAAATTCTCCATTGTTAAAATTTTTCTCCTTAAAAATTAAAGAGTTAACAGTTTTTGGTCGAAATAATCAATAAAATATTGCCCATGCCTTTTGATTATTCAATCTTGTTTCTATCTTTGCAGTCCTTACAACATCCTAACTGCGGAAGTGGCGTAATTGGTAGCCGCACCAGACTTAGGATCTGGCGCTTCACGGCGTGGGGGTTCGAGTCCCTTCTTCCGCACAACAAGATAAAGGCCGTTCCGATTTAAAAATCGGAACGGTTTTGTTTTTAAAAACATTGATTAATAAAAATTGATGTGCTGTTTTAATTGAAGCGATATGTGCTGTTTGTCTCAAATCTCATATCTCGATCTCAAGTCTAATTGTACATCTCAATACTCATATCTCAGAAAAAATGAATATTACACAGGAAAAAACCGGCAACTTAAATGCTGTTGTAAAAATCAAAATCGCACCTGCTGATTACACTGGAAAAGTAGAGAAAGCCATTAAAGATCAAGCTAAAAAAGCACAATTACCTGGTTTCCGTAAAGGAATGGTTCCTGCTGCCCACATTAAAAAAATGTATGGCAAAAGTATCTTGGTAGAAGAGGTTAACAACTTATTGAACGATACCTTATCTAACTATATCGCTGAACAAAAATTAGAAATTTTAGGTCAACCACTTCCTAAAATGGACGATGAACGCGAATTTAAATGGGACAATACAGATGATTTCGAATTTGATTATGAGTTAGGTTTAGCGCCAGCTTTTGATGTAAATCTTTCATCTAAAGATAAATTTACAGAATATGTAATTAAAGCTGATAAAGAAACTTTAGAAAGCCGTATCAAAAATATCCGTCGTAGCTATGGTAAAATGACTAATCCTGAAGTTTCGGCTGATGATGATGTGCTTTATGCCGAATTAACCCAGGTGGCTGCAGATGGCACAGCTGTTGAAGGTGGTATTACCAGTACAGCAAGTGTTCGTTTAGATCAGATTAAAGATAAAAAGATCCTTAAATCGTTAATTGGTTTAAAGAAAGACGATGAAGTAACCATCGACATTCAAAAAGCATTTGAAGATGCTGCTGTAATTGCAAAAGCTTTAAATATTTCAGAAGAAGAGGCTGCTGCGTTAAAAGCAAACTTTAAGCTTCACGTTAAAAACGTTAACCGTTTAGAAGAGTCTGACTTAAACCAAGAGTTTTTTGATAAATTATTTGGTGAAGGTACAGTAACCGACGAAGCTGGTTTCAGAGCGAAAATTACTGAAGAAGTAGAAAGTATGTTTAAGCAAGATGCTGAACGTAAATTATCGAACGATATTTATGAAGCACTTTTAACTAAGCACAATTTCGAATTGCCAGATGAGTTTTTACGTCGTTGGTTAAAAGCCACAAATGAGAAACTAACTGACGAGGAATTGGCAGAAGGTTATGATGATTTCGCTAAAAACCTTAAATGGACTTTAATCGAAAACAAAATCATTAAAGATAACAGCATCGAAATTAAATATGAGGATGTAGTTCAGGCGGCTAAAGCTAAATTAGATGCACAGTTCAGAATGTATAGCCCAAGTCCACTTCCAGAAGATCAATTGGCTCAATATGCTGTTCAGTTTTTGCAGGAAAAAGAAAATGCAAACCGCGTTTTTGAAGAAGTAAAAGCATTAAAAACTTTCGAGCAAATCAAATCTGTTGTTACTTTAGAGCAAAAAGATATTGATTATGATAAGTTTGTAGCGCTAGTGGAGAAAAAAGCATAGAGCTAAGAGCTTTTAAAATCACAATATAAAATCCTATTTTGCTGAGTGGCAAAATTTAGATTTCAAGACTTGCTAATTTGGCAGAGCGCTATAATTGTAGGTGATAAATTGATCGATATTTCTGAGAAATCAGAAGAAATAAAAAAGTTTAGATTCGCAGAGCAGCTTCGAGGAGCTGCTCTTAGCGTATCCAATAATATCGCAGAAGAGTCTGGTTCTAATTCTGCTGCCGATTTCAAACGTTTTTTTAACTATGCACATCGGTCCATCTTCGAAAATGCCAATATTCTTTTGGTGTTAAATTTAAGATTACTAGTTTCTGACAAGGATTTGGCAGATTTATTGGAAGATTTAGATATTTTAGCAAGGATGATTTCCAGCTTTTCTAAAAGTTTGAAGAAGCGGAGTGCTATATTGTCATAGATTTCGATGTGGTATACTCTTTGTCTAAACCAACATAATTAAAATATTATTTATATTTTGGTTTTTTATTATTCACGAAACGATGGGGAACAGGAACTCGAAACTCTATGCCCTCTGCTAAAAAAAACTCATACTATGAACATAGATTCACAAGAATTCAGAAAATTTGCCGTTAAACATCAGGGAATTGGCGGTTTACATGTAGATAAATTTATTGCTCAGGCTAATCTGAACCCTAAGAGCATGACACCATATATCATTGAAGAACGCCAGTTGAATGTAGCGCAAATGGACGTTTTTTCAAGATTAATGATGGATCGTATTATCTTTTTAGGTGATGCGATTTACGATCAGAATGCGAATATCATTCAGGCACAGTTGTTGTTTTTGCAATCAACAGATGCTGATAGGGATATTCAGATCTACATTA
The nucleotide sequence above comes from Pedobacter riviphilus. Encoded proteins:
- a CDS encoding sodium:solute symporter, yielding MISTTDIVITIAYILFIVTIGLWTGTRKKKNEEITSGEYFLAGKSLKWPMIGLALFATNISCLHLVSLAQSGFDSGLLNGNFEWMAAFTLILLALLFIPFYIRSGISTLPDFLERRYNRACRDWLAFISILSAIIIHIAFSFLAGGIVLETLFGIDMYVSIVVIASLTGLYTIIGGLRAVVVTEIIQSLVLITGAIIITVFAWNKVGGWDHMTAILQKENAMDKLSMIRPIGDKSGMSWIAVFLGYPVLGIWYWCADQTIVQRVLGAKDENHARVGSLFCGFIKILPVFIFVLPGLFAYILYKSGTMDLSSLQTVGANGKTVLNTKGIYTLMITQLLPKGLVGILVAALLSGLMSQIAGALNSIATLSSYDLYKRFKPETSDKKLVSVGRWSAGIALAVSIALLPLLNSYQSLFEGINDVIAHIAPPITCVFLLGVFWKKASAKGAQYTLLLGSIIGASVFVVNKLYGAETIIGKIPFMMMAFYLFCICVFIQVIFSYIYPVKHTTQSEVLYWSSIWEPLKSKGWSGIGNYKFLSVLLLVIMGVLYIYFK
- a CDS encoding enolase C-terminal domain-like protein; translated protein: MINKIEISDKRFELSTGAGSDAIHKDPQYSYAVTNLTNENGITGAGLAFTLGAGNDLVCNAAQFYANTLKGKDIEELMSDFGQTFRTLSNEQQFRWLGPHKGVVHLGLASVTNACYDLWAKKRGVPLWKLLIDLSPEEIVNTLDLSYLEDVLTKEEAIAMLQSQTDFKKSREAILDIGYPGYDTSVGWFNYDDEKVRENCKKAIANGFTAMKLKVGSADPKRDIRRANIVREVAGETSKVMLDANQQWTLPQAVSICNELKNMNPFWVEEPTHPDDVLAHQTLAKEIAPIKLALGEHVPNRIIFKNYLQTGCTGFAQVDAVRVGGVSEFITISLLCKKFGVPVVPHVGDMGQLHQHLVLFNHIAMGHEALFLEHIPHLKQHFKNPIKIENGVYITPQEAGSSCDLK
- a CDS encoding SDR family NAD(P)-dependent oxidoreductase, translated to MLHHKIIVLTGGADGIGWECAKAYSKAGATVCILDKNPIAENKLNELETAQKTAIVCNLVNENEVADAFKTIIEKFGAIDAIHNNAGIAHPSKTLDQTTDAEWDLLMNVNLKSILYTTRHGIGHLKKTKGCILNTSSMVGTIGQNNHAVYVATKGAINALTKAMALDYAPYRIRVNAVSPAAINTPTLQSWSKEQPNKEEIQHYLDKLQPLGSMPAGDVIADACLFLLSDAARFITGTILPVSGGAELGYRTII
- a CDS encoding AraC family transcriptional regulator; this encodes MKPIFAKILDGKVNDVYGTKIVNAPYFSTEFHFHEECQLTYNVESEGRRMIGDSIEDFNNEDMIFVGANLPHVWHNSQQYFSDSTPNIHAHSISLFLHPEKILDIFHEPENIQKLKNFFQLAKRGMKFNFSARKEIKPLLLKIAQATEEITRLIGVLEILNLLCQNKDYVLLASPGYTNNYQLKDNDRMDKILKYVFDNFNKEILLRDAAEMTNMNKQAFCRYFKNRTQKTFVTFVNEVRIGHACKLIAESDHQISEMAYICGFNSLSNFNKFFKLAKGVTPKEYKKMLIAD
- a CDS encoding helical backbone metal receptor codes for the protein MQKTFTDQMGREVTINFPPKRIISIVPSQTELLFDLGLDQEIIGLTKFCIHPIEKFAERTKVGGTKKLNIDLIKDLKPDLIIGNKEENTQSDIEELAADFPVWMSDIFTLDDAMKTIGQIGELVDREPEASYLNHLISTGFNDLKTLALQHHIDKKVAYLIWRKPYMVAGKNTFINDILLINGMTNVVTQERYPSITLAELKALNCELILLSSEPYPFGEKHIEEIQAAIPEVKIILVDGEMFSWYGSRLVKAVQYFFEFQKQIISF
- the tig gene encoding trigger factor, which codes for MNITQEKTGNLNAVVKIKIAPADYTGKVEKAIKDQAKKAQLPGFRKGMVPAAHIKKMYGKSILVEEVNNLLNDTLSNYIAEQKLEILGQPLPKMDDEREFKWDNTDDFEFDYELGLAPAFDVNLSSKDKFTEYVIKADKETLESRIKNIRRSYGKMTNPEVSADDDVLYAELTQVAADGTAVEGGITSTASVRLDQIKDKKILKSLIGLKKDDEVTIDIQKAFEDAAVIAKALNISEEEAAALKANFKLHVKNVNRLEESDLNQEFFDKLFGEGTVTDEAGFRAKITEEVESMFKQDAERKLSNDIYEALLTKHNFELPDEFLRRWLKATNEKLTDEELAEGYDDFAKNLKWTLIENKIIKDNSIEIKYEDVVQAAKAKLDAQFRMYSPSPLPEDQLAQYAVQFLQEKENANRVFEEVKALKTFEQIKSVVTLEQKDIDYDKFVALVEKKA
- a CDS encoding four helix bundle protein, which translates into the protein MAKFRFQDLLIWQSAIIVGDKLIDISEKSEEIKKFRFAEQLRGAALSVSNNIAEESGSNSAADFKRFFNYAHRSIFENANILLVLNLRLLVSDKDLADLLEDLDILARMISSFSKSLKKRSAILS